From Chryseobacterium sp. IHB B 17019, one genomic window encodes:
- a CDS encoding SusC/RagA family TonB-linked outer membrane protein, translated as MNVFLLNKTNRASLFFAMALLPSGLMYSQSKKDTITKEKKIEEVVVIGYGTQRKESVTGSVASVKGDILREVPSANITQALQGRTAGVDISQSSTKPGAAMQIRIRGTRSLSGDNNPLVVLDGIPFAGSLSDISSSDIKSIDILKDASATAIYGSRGANGVILVTSNRGTKGQKPRFSYSTFTGVQTLFSKYPMMDGPKFAKLRADAGIYTNGADESNDINTDWQSLYYKPAMMTNHDISVSGGTEGGNYSAGLSYFKQDALIPLQNYERFSMRLALDQQIGKRFKFGFTTNTNYTKSEGNGVNSGAVVGYSPLVNPYNADGSLRSLMNTAGGNDNTWIFTRERLNNLDEKYVDESKIFASYNNLYGEVTLPLNGLKYRLNVGLDYRTTNSGNYTGVGVFSTNPATASSAGRGNNQTYHWVLENLLTYDRTFGKHKINAVGLYSAEGNKYISTYMSAKNVPADFFQYYNLGQSPQADISVNPNDQIYSQTGLISAMGRVMYTFDNKYMLTATLRADGASVLAPGNKWHTYPALSVGWNITNESFMESIKALNLLKIRAGWGQTSNQAVSPYSTLGSLTVVPYNFGTSNGTGVYVNQAPNADLGWEYSKTQNYGVDFALFRNRLTGTVEYYKTHTFDLLSNKSLPASSGLSFVTKNVAETENKGWEFSLNGIIFDNPEGFSWDAGVNLYTNKNKILALSSGIDRDVNNLWFVGHNINALYDFQYVGLWQAGDPYQSILEPGTPADVIGSIKVLYTGGYNADGTPVRAIGEADRQIFDTAPDFQGGFNMRFAYKNFELSTVGAFQKGGILISSLYGSASYLNRLTGRGNNVDVDYWTEDNTDAYYPRPGRHLSGDNPKYSSTLAMFDASYLKLRTITLGYNFNKDILKDLKITTLRIYFTVTNPLVLFSPYHKFSGMDPEPNSVGDQNQAVSGYRPRQLIIGTNNPSTRNYLMGLNLTF; from the coding sequence ATGAATGTATTTTTATTAAATAAAACCAACAGAGCATCCCTGTTTTTTGCTATGGCTCTTTTGCCTTCCGGTTTAATGTATTCGCAGAGTAAAAAAGATACTATTACAAAAGAGAAGAAGATTGAAGAAGTTGTTGTAATTGGATATGGAACTCAAAGGAAAGAATCTGTAACAGGATCTGTAGCTAGTGTAAAAGGTGATATACTGCGTGAAGTACCTTCTGCAAACATCACACAGGCATTGCAGGGTAGAACGGCGGGTGTTGATATTTCTCAATCATCCACAAAGCCGGGTGCTGCGATGCAGATTCGTATCAGGGGAACACGATCTTTATCGGGAGATAATAATCCTCTTGTAGTTCTTGATGGGATTCCTTTTGCGGGTTCCTTGTCAGACATTAGTTCAAGCGATATTAAAAGTATTGATATTTTGAAAGATGCTTCTGCAACAGCCATTTATGGTTCCAGAGGGGCAAACGGGGTAATTTTAGTAACTTCAAACAGAGGAACAAAAGGTCAAAAACCTCGTTTTTCTTACAGTACTTTTACAGGAGTTCAGACCTTGTTTTCCAAATACCCAATGATGGACGGGCCAAAGTTTGCCAAGCTTCGTGCAGATGCGGGAATCTATACAAACGGGGCAGATGAATCTAATGATATTAATACAGACTGGCAAAGTTTATACTATAAACCGGCAATGATGACCAATCATGATATCAGTGTTTCCGGTGGAACTGAAGGTGGAAATTATAGTGCTGGCTTGTCTTATTTTAAACAGGATGCATTGATTCCTTTGCAAAATTATGAGCGATTTTCTATGCGTCTGGCTCTGGATCAGCAAATTGGTAAAAGATTCAAGTTTGGTTTTACAACCAACACCAACTATACAAAATCAGAAGGTAATGGAGTTAATTCGGGAGCAGTAGTAGGATATTCGCCCCTTGTAAATCCTTATAATGCAGATGGAAGTTTAAGATCTTTGATGAATACCGCCGGAGGTAATGATAATACATGGATTTTTACCCGAGAAAGATTGAATAACCTTGATGAAAAATACGTTGACGAAAGTAAAATATTTGCATCATATAATAACCTATACGGAGAAGTGACGCTTCCTCTTAACGGATTAAAATACAGGCTTAATGTAGGTTTAGATTACCGTACTACCAATAGTGGTAATTACACAGGAGTAGGTGTTTTCAGTACAAACCCTGCTACTGCATCATCTGCAGGAAGAGGAAATAACCAGACCTACCACTGGGTGTTGGAAAATTTACTGACATACGACCGCACTTTTGGCAAGCACAAAATCAATGCCGTTGGACTATATTCAGCAGAGGGTAACAAATATATAAGTACTTACATGAGTGCAAAAAATGTTCCTGCAGATTTTTTCCAGTATTACAATTTGGGACAGTCTCCACAAGCTGATATCTCAGTTAATCCCAATGATCAGATCTATTCTCAAACAGGTCTTATTTCTGCAATGGGAAGGGTAATGTATACTTTTGATAATAAGTATATGTTGACGGCAACATTGCGTGCAGATGGAGCATCAGTTTTAGCTCCGGGAAACAAATGGCATACCTATCCTGCATTATCAGTAGGATGGAATATTACCAATGAATCTTTTATGGAAAGTATAAAAGCTCTTAATCTTTTAAAAATTAGAGCAGGTTGGGGACAGACATCTAATCAGGCAGTTTCTCCATATTCTACATTGGGTTCTTTAACGGTTGTTCCTTATAATTTTGGTACTAGTAATGGTACTGGAGTTTATGTAAATCAGGCACCGAATGCTGATCTTGGATGGGAATATTCTAAGACTCAAAATTATGGTGTAGATTTCGCATTGTTTCGTAATAGGTTAACCGGAACTGTTGAATATTACAAAACTCATACTTTTGATCTATTATCTAATAAATCTCTTCCCGCTTCATCAGGGCTTTCATTTGTAACTAAAAATGTTGCTGAGACAGAAAATAAAGGTTGGGAATTTTCTTTAAATGGTATTATTTTCGATAATCCCGAAGGTTTTTCCTGGGATGCAGGAGTTAATCTTTATACCAATAAAAATAAAATCTTAGCGCTGTCGTCCGGAATTGACAGAGATGTAAACAATCTTTGGTTTGTGGGACATAACATCAACGCGTTGTATGATTTTCAGTATGTTGGCTTATGGCAGGCAGGTGATCCTTACCAAAGTATTTTGGAGCCGGGAACTCCAGCTGATGTTATAGGATCTATTAAAGTTCTTTACACCGGAGGCTATAATGCTGATGGTACTCCTGTAAGAGCCATAGGTGAAGCAGACAGACAGATTTTTGATACGGCACCCGATTTCCAGGGAGGATTTAATATGCGCTTTGCTTATAAAAACTTTGAATTAAGTACAGTTGGAGCATTCCAAAAAGGCGGAATCCTGATCAGTTCATTATACGGATCAGCAAGTTATCTTAATAGATTAACCGGAAGAGGAAATAATGTGGATGTAGATTACTGGACAGAAGACAATACCGATGCCTACTATCCACGTCCGGGCCGCCATTTGAGTGGTGACAATCCTAAGTATTCTTCAACTTTAGCCATGTTTGACGCTTCCTACCTGAAACTGCGTACCATTACCTTGGGATACAATTTTAACAAAGATATTTTAAAGGATCTGAAAATTACTACACTAAGAATATACTTTACCGTAACCAATCCTCTTGTACTATTTTCTCCTTATCATAAATTTTCAGGAATGGATCCGGAACCAAACTCCGTTGGTGATCAAAACCAGGCGGTAAGCGGCTATAGACCACGCCAGCTAATCATCGGAACCAATAATCCATCTACCAGAAACTACTTAATGGGGCTTAATTTAACCTTTTAA
- a CDS encoding SDR family oxidoreductase, with translation MNEIFSIKDKVAVITGASGVLGGSLAKSFIQAGAKIVALGRNQQTLDARVKELTDLGGDAFAVEANVMNIGSLESASKKILEKYGKIDILLNIAGGNIPAATLAPDQSFFDLKMEAWNEVTELNINGTVYPSYVFGKVMAEQGSGSIVNISSMAAYSAITRVAGYSAAKSAITNFTQWLASDLALKFGDKIRVNAIAPGFFIGDQNRAILLHPDGSLTDRSKKVIAKTPMGRFGNADELNGAVQFLCSDAASFITGALLPIDGGFSAFSGV, from the coding sequence ATGAACGAAATATTCAGCATAAAAGATAAAGTAGCCGTAATTACAGGTGCTTCGGGCGTTTTGGGCGGAAGTTTGGCTAAAAGCTTCATCCAAGCCGGAGCAAAAATTGTTGCATTGGGAAGAAATCAACAAACATTAGATGCAAGGGTAAAAGAACTGACAGATCTGGGTGGTGATGCATTCGCTGTGGAAGCTAACGTAATGAATATTGGAAGTCTTGAATCTGCTTCAAAGAAAATCCTCGAAAAATATGGTAAAATCGATATTCTTCTCAATATTGCCGGTGGGAATATTCCTGCCGCAACATTAGCTCCGGACCAATCCTTTTTCGACCTGAAAATGGAAGCCTGGAATGAGGTAACCGAACTAAACATCAACGGAACGGTTTACCCAAGCTATGTTTTTGGGAAAGTAATGGCAGAGCAGGGAAGCGGAAGTATCGTGAATATCTCATCAATGGCAGCATATTCCGCCATCACAAGAGTAGCGGGGTATTCCGCAGCCAAATCCGCAATTACCAATTTTACGCAATGGCTCGCTTCTGATTTAGCTTTAAAATTTGGCGATAAAATCCGTGTAAATGCCATTGCTCCGGGATTTTTTATCGGAGATCAAAACCGGGCGATTTTATTACATCCGGATGGTTCTTTAACCGACAGAAGCAAAAAGGTAATTGCTAAAACACCAATGGGACGTTTCGGAAACGCTGATGAACTCAACGGTGCCGTTCAGTTTCTATGTTCGGATGCCGCAAGTTTTATTACTGGTGCATTATTGCCTATTGATGGCGGTTTCAGTGCGTTTAGTGGTGTTTAA
- the uxuA gene encoding mannonate dehydratase, with protein MEKTWRWFGKKDKIQLNMLRQIGVEGIVSALHDIPNGEVWTLEAINDYKNYIESFGLRWSVVESLAVSEAIKYGGEKRDQLIENYIQSLENLGKSGVTTVCYNFMPVLDWARTDLFYQWEDGSSSLYFDKAKFAYFEIHILQRKGAENDYNAEILQKVEQLKNTLSQEDNNDLIDSIIVKTQGFVNGNIKEGDQNPVAIFKSLLALYDGIDKNQLRQNMKYFLEKIMPICEKWNIQMCVHPDDPPFSLLGLPRIVTNEEDIDWFLNAVDNPHNGLTFCTGSLSAGLQNDVPKLAQKYAHRTKFVHLRSTNVFENGDFIEAHHLGGRGKLIEVIKIFEKENPDLPMRVDHGRLLTDDIDKGYNPGYSFLGRMLALGQIEGVMAAVQNEISKQ; from the coding sequence ATGGAAAAAACTTGGCGTTGGTTTGGCAAAAAAGACAAAATACAACTCAATATGCTCCGTCAAATCGGGGTAGAAGGTATTGTTTCTGCACTTCACGATATTCCGAACGGGGAAGTCTGGACGTTGGAAGCAATTAATGATTATAAAAATTATATAGAAAGTTTCGGACTTCGCTGGTCGGTCGTAGAAAGTCTGGCAGTGAGCGAAGCGATAAAATATGGAGGGGAAAAAAGGGACCAATTAATAGAAAACTATATTCAGAGTCTCGAAAATCTGGGTAAATCTGGCGTAACAACGGTTTGTTACAACTTTATGCCGGTGCTGGACTGGGCTCGTACAGATTTGTTTTATCAGTGGGAAGACGGCTCGTCGTCATTATACTTTGATAAAGCCAAATTTGCTTATTTTGAAATTCATATTCTGCAGCGAAAAGGTGCAGAAAACGATTATAATGCAGAAATTCTTCAAAAAGTAGAACAGTTAAAAAATACTTTATCGCAGGAAGATAATAATGATTTGATAGACTCGATCATTGTAAAAACACAAGGTTTTGTTAACGGAAACATCAAGGAAGGCGATCAGAATCCGGTAGCTATTTTCAAAAGCTTACTGGCTTTATATGATGGAATTGATAAAAATCAGCTCCGTCAGAATATGAAATATTTTCTTGAAAAAATAATGCCCATCTGCGAAAAATGGAATATCCAGATGTGTGTACATCCCGATGATCCGCCGTTTTCATTGTTAGGCCTACCCAGAATCGTGACCAACGAAGAAGACATCGACTGGTTCTTAAATGCTGTTGATAATCCCCACAACGGACTGACTTTCTGCACCGGTTCCTTAAGTGCCGGTCTTCAGAATGATGTTCCGAAACTTGCCCAAAAATACGCCCACCGAACAAAATTTGTCCATTTAAGAAGTACCAATGTCTTTGAAAACGGCGATTTTATTGAAGCTCATCATTTGGGCGGGAGAGGAAAATTAATTGAAGTAATTAAAATATTCGAAAAAGAAAATCCGGATTTGCCAATGCGTGTGGATCACGGAAGATTATTAACGGACGATATCGATAAAGGCTACAATCCCGGTTATTCATTTTTAGGAAGAATGCTCGCTTTGGGGCAAATTGAAGGAGTAATGGCTGCCGTACAAAACGAAATATCAAAACAATAA
- a CDS encoding RagB/SusD family nutrient uptake outer membrane protein, with translation MIKYNKKIIAGVIFLSLTFTGCNEILDEEPRTNYTVEYFNTEQGINQGVTSLYRHLRMLYGNGYFMSNCQNGTDESTFGQQADGNFKELDMSGNGNITPSTFPPSMVWNSVFPYINTANGIIEKGPSFGIAESLISEARFFRAFDYFLLVQTYGGVPLDLGSGELAFNIAPSATSVRNTVPEVYSKAIFPDLKKAIENLPASPRVTGGVTKNVAKLFLAKAYLTYGWWLQNPNDIPTYPEAARTDPDGHNAQWYFQQAYDIALEGINNPGPYSLQPTYYDVNVGSNDRNSECMLYADHTSSSSYYNESDPVGFGSGWSPDNFAAWMQTWNYTNIKSSKSSTTWDAGSSVQRAATQTLGRPWVRMCPTIGVIKNTFADKTNDSRYDGTFVTSYRGNWNKEATGLTNIPVLYNANNLPVQPNDPILTFLNDDSQTPTYPSGAGQSGVGAGTLPGRADWVIAPNGISRMVFPGLWKIGTYRTDNGNGLGFPNAGLTRPFNAAKFSEFYFIAAEAAVKGASGAMSARDLINVIRARAGKWKFNNAQNVTYTADNSAAMIAATPSTITIDYILAERSREYYGEFYRWYDLVRTQKWQEYAATYQIGGSNYGDHTPQTVTRTIQKFHYLRPIPQSQLDAMEVSPDIKAKYQNPGYN, from the coding sequence ATGATAAAATATAATAAAAAAATCATAGCAGGAGTAATCTTCTTATCATTAACATTCACAGGATGTAATGAGATATTGGATGAAGAGCCGAGAACAAATTATACTGTTGAGTATTTTAATACAGAACAAGGCATCAATCAGGGTGTTACATCTTTATACAGACATCTTCGTATGTTGTACGGGAATGGATATTTTATGAGTAACTGCCAGAATGGTACAGATGAATCAACCTTTGGGCAGCAGGCTGATGGTAATTTCAAAGAATTGGATATGTCGGGAAATGGAAATATTACTCCATCCACATTTCCTCCGAGTATGGTTTGGAACTCTGTGTTTCCATACATCAATACCGCTAATGGAATTATTGAAAAAGGTCCGTCTTTCGGAATCGCAGAATCTTTGATTTCAGAAGCTCGATTTTTTAGGGCATTTGATTATTTTTTATTGGTGCAGACTTATGGGGGTGTTCCGTTAGACCTTGGTTCCGGGGAGCTGGCTTTTAATATTGCGCCATCTGCAACCTCAGTAAGAAACACTGTACCTGAGGTTTATAGCAAAGCCATATTTCCTGATCTTAAAAAAGCGATAGAGAATTTACCTGCTTCTCCAAGGGTTACGGGCGGAGTTACAAAAAATGTGGCAAAATTATTTTTGGCTAAAGCATACCTTACTTACGGCTGGTGGCTGCAAAATCCTAATGATATTCCCACATATCCTGAAGCTGCAAGAACGGATCCGGATGGTCATAACGCCCAATGGTATTTCCAGCAGGCTTATGATATAGCATTAGAAGGAATTAATAATCCTGGACCTTATTCTTTACAGCCTACTTATTATGATGTAAATGTAGGATCCAATGACAGAAATAGTGAATGTATGCTGTATGCAGATCACACATCATCAAGCTCATATTATAATGAAAGCGATCCTGTAGGATTTGGTTCCGGATGGAGCCCGGATAATTTTGCAGCCTGGATGCAGACCTGGAATTATACAAATATTAAAAGCAGTAAATCTTCTACTACATGGGACGCCGGTAGTTCTGTTCAGCGTGCTGCTACTCAGACGTTAGGCCGTCCTTGGGTACGTATGTGTCCTACAATCGGAGTTATAAAAAATACCTTTGCAGATAAAACAAATGATTCCCGTTACGATGGAACTTTTGTGACCAGCTATAGAGGAAATTGGAACAAAGAAGCAACAGGCCTTACCAATATACCGGTATTATATAATGCCAATAATTTACCTGTTCAGCCGAATGATCCCATTCTTACTTTCCTGAATGATGATTCTCAAACACCAACCTATCCTTCAGGAGCGGGGCAAAGCGGTGTAGGAGCCGGCACATTACCGGGAAGAGCAGACTGGGTGATTGCACCGAATGGTATTAGCAGAATGGTTTTTCCTGGTTTATGGAAAATAGGAACTTACCGTACAGATAATGGTAATGGTTTAGGATTCCCTAATGCGGGTTTAACTCGTCCATTTAATGCAGCTAAATTTTCAGAATTTTATTTTATCGCGGCAGAAGCTGCTGTAAAAGGTGCTTCAGGAGCCATGAGCGCAAGAGATCTTATCAATGTGATTCGTGCAAGAGCTGGAAAATGGAAATTTAATAATGCTCAAAATGTTACTTATACAGCGGATAACAGTGCTGCTATGATTGCAGCTACGCCTTCAACTATTACTATTGATTATATTTTGGCAGAAAGATCCAGAGAATATTATGGTGAGTTTTACAGATGGTATGATCTTGTCAGAACACAAAAATGGCAGGAATATGCAGCTACTTATCAGATAGGAGGCTCTAATTATGGAGATCACACTCCGCAGACTGTAACACGTACTATTCAGAAATTCCATTATTTAAGACCCATTCCTCAAAGTCAGTTGGATGCGATGGAAGTTTCTCCGGATATCAAGGCTAAATATCAAAATCCCGGTTACAATTAA
- a CDS encoding MFS transporter, whose product MQAPKNRNIRWFMLSLVFLATTINYLDRQVMGLLKPVLEKEFSWDEKDYSYIVMAFTTTYAIGYLAMGRFIDRVGTKIGYAVSLIVWSLASIGHGFVKSTVGFLIARSTLGISEAGNFPAAIKSVAEWFPKKERALATGIFNSGATVGAILAPLLVPFILGHYGWRETFVWIGALGLLWIILWWRFYKIPEKAKNLSQEELQYIKSDQDGTTQEQSKVPLSELLKYKVTWSFAVGKILTDPIWYFFMFWLPAYFADVFKMDVTKPSIPLIIIYSGTTIGSIGGGYLSSLLIKKGWAIGKARSFTMLLFALMVVPVMFSKYVDNMWLITIIIALATAAHQGWGANLMTTVGDRLPNNYVSSVIGFGGMLGSAAGIIFPLFIGIVLDTFKKAGNINGGYNIIFFIAGISYVAAWGIIWLINRRKIV is encoded by the coding sequence ATGCAGGCTCCTAAAAATCGCAATATAAGATGGTTCATGCTGTCTTTGGTCTTTCTCGCCACCACCATCAATTATCTCGACCGCCAGGTCATGGGATTATTGAAACCTGTTCTTGAAAAAGAGTTCAGCTGGGACGAAAAAGACTACAGCTATATCGTGATGGCATTTACCACCACCTATGCTATTGGATATCTTGCGATGGGAAGATTTATCGACAGGGTAGGAACTAAAATAGGGTATGCCGTTTCACTGATTGTCTGGAGCCTGGCTTCGATAGGGCATGGTTTTGTGAAAAGCACAGTTGGATTTTTAATAGCAAGAAGTACACTCGGAATCAGCGAAGCAGGAAATTTTCCGGCAGCAATAAAATCGGTTGCCGAATGGTTTCCGAAAAAAGAAAGAGCGTTGGCAACTGGGATTTTCAACTCCGGGGCGACGGTTGGAGCAATTTTAGCACCGCTTCTTGTGCCATTTATTCTGGGACATTACGGATGGCGGGAAACCTTCGTCTGGATTGGTGCCCTTGGGTTATTATGGATTATACTTTGGTGGAGATTCTATAAAATTCCGGAGAAAGCCAAAAATCTGAGCCAGGAAGAATTACAGTATATCAAAAGCGATCAGGACGGAACAACACAGGAACAGTCCAAAGTTCCGTTATCAGAATTGTTAAAATACAAAGTAACCTGGTCTTTTGCCGTAGGGAAAATCCTTACAGACCCCATTTGGTATTTCTTTATGTTCTGGCTGCCCGCTTATTTTGCAGATGTTTTTAAAATGGATGTAACGAAACCTTCCATTCCGTTGATTATCATTTACAGCGGAACCACGATTGGAAGCATTGGCGGCGGTTATCTTTCTTCATTGTTAATTAAAAAAGGCTGGGCAATCGGAAAAGCAAGAAGCTTTACGATGTTACTTTTTGCATTGATGGTCGTTCCGGTAATGTTCTCAAAATACGTAGACAATATGTGGCTCATTACCATCATTATTGCTTTGGCAACGGCAGCACATCAGGGTTGGGGAGCCAATCTGATGACAACAGTCGGAGACAGATTACCCAATAATTATGTAAGCTCTGTCATTGGATTTGGCGGAATGCTGGGTTCAGCAGCAGGAATTATTTTCCCGCTTTTCATCGGGATTGTTTTGGACACCTTCAAAAAAGCAGGAAACATCAACGGAGGTTACAACATCATATTTTTCATTGCCGGTATTTCTTATGTTGCCGCCTGGGGAATTATTTGGCTGATCAACAGGAGAAAAATAGTTTAA
- a CDS encoding glycoside hydrolase family 43 protein — MRQRIMNPIFLKNKKTLMAAVALLAFGSISAQTFSDFSYRGNDKIYTNNPLKENEFYSPILQGCYPDPSITRKGEDYYLVNSSFSMFPGIPIFTSKDLVNWKQVGHVLDRPSQLKVEKGGVSQGIYAPDIKYNKHNDTFYMITTQIAGGIGNMVVKTKDPAKGWSEVQKLNFDGIDPSIFFDDDGKAYIVHNDAPPKGTEQYNGHRVIKMWDYDLEKDQVVAGSDKIIVNGGVDLSQKPIWIEGPHIYKKNGKYFLMCAEGGTGGNHSEVIFMSNSPKGPFVPAKNNPILTQRYFPKDRKDKVDWAGHADLVETPEGQYYGVFLAIRPNEKGRVNHGRETFILPVDWSGTYPVFENGLVPMKPKLKLPEGVKNQTGKSGFFPNGNFTYSDKLTDKNLDHRWIAMRGPRENFISISKNGVKLNSFETNIKALAPVSALFHRLQHEDFETSVTLDFKPKSEKELAGITCYQSERFNYVFGITKKDKDYYIVLERTEKGESKLIASEKISLSKSVRLQVVGEKDEHHFNYSLDGKNFKNLGGPVSGDILSTDVAGGFTGSLIGLYSTSSNDIKP; from the coding sequence ATGAGACAGAGAATAATGAACCCGATATTTTTAAAAAACAAAAAAACGTTGATGGCTGCTGTTGCTTTGTTAGCTTTTGGCAGCATTTCGGCACAGACTTTCTCAGATTTTTCCTACCGTGGAAATGATAAAATATACACAAACAATCCTTTGAAAGAAAACGAATTTTATTCTCCTATTCTTCAGGGATGCTATCCGGATCCGAGTATTACCAGAAAAGGAGAAGATTATTACCTTGTCAATTCTTCATTTTCAATGTTTCCGGGTATTCCGATTTTTACATCCAAAGATTTGGTCAATTGGAAGCAGGTTGGTCACGTCCTCGACAGACCTTCTCAGCTTAAAGTGGAAAAAGGTGGAGTTTCTCAGGGAATCTATGCTCCGGATATCAAATATAATAAGCATAATGATACTTTTTATATGATCACCACGCAGATTGCCGGTGGAATAGGGAATATGGTTGTGAAAACCAAAGATCCTGCAAAAGGCTGGAGTGAAGTGCAAAAGCTGAATTTTGACGGTATCGATCCTTCGATTTTCTTTGATGATGATGGTAAAGCTTATATCGTTCACAACGATGCGCCACCAAAAGGAACCGAGCAATACAATGGCCATCGTGTCATCAAAATGTGGGATTATGATTTGGAAAAAGACCAGGTGGTTGCAGGTTCAGATAAAATTATTGTAAACGGCGGTGTCGATCTTTCCCAAAAACCAATCTGGATAGAAGGTCCGCATATATATAAAAAGAACGGAAAATATTTTCTGATGTGTGCAGAAGGAGGAACAGGAGGGAATCACAGCGAAGTTATTTTTATGTCAAATTCTCCGAAAGGTCCGTTTGTTCCAGCGAAAAATAATCCGATTTTGACGCAGCGATATTTTCCGAAAGACCGAAAAGATAAAGTGGATTGGGCTGGCCATGCCGATTTGGTAGAAACTCCTGAAGGTCAATATTACGGTGTCTTTCTGGCCATTCGTCCCAACGAAAAAGGACGTGTGAATCACGGGAGAGAAACGTTTATCCTTCCGGTGGACTGGAGCGGTACCTATCCTGTTTTTGAAAACGGGCTGGTTCCGATGAAACCAAAATTGAAATTACCGGAAGGCGTAAAAAATCAGACCGGGAAAAGCGGATTTTTCCCGAACGGAAACTTTACATATTCCGACAAGCTGACCGATAAAAATCTGGATCACCGATGGATCGCCATGCGTGGACCGCGTGAAAATTTCATCAGTATTTCTAAAAACGGAGTAAAACTCAATTCTTTTGAAACGAATATTAAAGCTCTCGCACCGGTTTCAGCACTATTTCACAGATTGCAGCATGAAGATTTTGAAACTTCTGTAACGCTGGATTTCAAGCCGAAATCTGAAAAAGAACTGGCAGGAATTACCTGTTACCAAAGCGAACGATTCAACTATGTATTCGGAATTACAAAAAAAGATAAAGACTACTATATCGTTTTGGAAAGAACCGAAAAAGGAGAATCAAAACTGATTGCCAGCGAAAAAATTTCACTTTCAAAATCGGTCAGATTACAGGTAGTTGGTGAGAAAGATGAACATCATTTTAATTACTCTCTGGATGGCAAAAACTTCAAAAACCTTGGAGGTCCGGTTTCCGGAGACATTCTTTCTACCGATGTTGCAGGTGGATTTACCGGAAGCTTGATTGGCTTGTACAGCACTTCGTCTAACGATATTAAACCTTAA